The Streptomyces sp. NL15-2K genome contains a region encoding:
- a CDS encoding SAM-dependent methyltransferase has protein sequence MHTGKQLSTSIDATVPTAARMYDHYLGGKDNYAADRAACEELDKVVPSTRRLAINNRRFLQRVVKVLAADYGIRQFLDHGSGLPTQDNVHQVAQRIDPTSHVIYVDNDPMVLVHGRALLEQDHRTAVIHADMRETDAIFSHPDTQRLIDFSRPVAVLFNSVMHCIPDSETDGPPAVVGRVAERLAPGSFMVMCQLVSEDPEVRDFVTSFMDQATQGHWGRVRQEKDVAEWFEGLEILEPGLVEVSTWRPDSEVAPRQLTREWIEFGGVARLP, from the coding sequence ATGCACACGGGTAAGCAGCTGTCCACCTCGATCGACGCCACCGTACCCACGGCCGCGCGCATGTACGACCACTACCTGGGCGGCAAGGACAACTACGCGGCCGACCGGGCGGCGTGCGAGGAACTCGACAAGGTCGTTCCCAGCACACGCCGCCTGGCCATCAACAACAGGCGGTTCCTGCAGCGGGTCGTCAAGGTGCTCGCCGCGGACTACGGCATCCGGCAGTTCCTCGACCACGGTTCCGGCCTGCCCACCCAGGACAACGTCCACCAGGTCGCTCAGCGCATCGACCCGACCTCGCACGTGATCTACGTCGACAACGACCCGATGGTGCTGGTCCACGGCCGCGCCCTGCTCGAGCAGGACCATCGCACGGCCGTCATCCACGCGGACATGCGGGAGACCGACGCGATCTTCTCGCACCCGGACACCCAGCGCCTGATCGACTTCAGCCGGCCCGTCGCGGTGCTCTTCAACTCGGTGATGCACTGCATCCCCGACAGCGAGACGGACGGCCCTCCCGCCGTGGTCGGCCGCGTGGCCGAACGGCTGGCGCCCGGCAGCTTCATGGTGATGTGCCAGCTGGTCAGCGAGGACCCCGAGGTCCGCGACTTCGTCACCAGCTTCATGGACCAGGCCACCCAGGGCCACTGGGGCCGGGTCCGGCAGGAGAAGGACGTCGCCGAGTGGTTCGAGGGCCTGGAGATCCTCGAACCGGGCCTCGTGGAGGTCTCCACCTGGCGACCCGACTCCGAGGTGGCCCCCCGTCAGCTCACCCGTGAGTGGATCGAGTTCGGCGGCGTCGCCCGCCTCCCGTAG
- a CDS encoding DUF397 domain-containing protein has protein sequence MPPVQNGVRASSLDACWIKSRHSNAEGNCVEVAALVGGSIALRNSRDPDGPALVYTPAEVAAFLAGAKDGEFDHLL, from the coding sequence GTGCCACCAGTGCAGAACGGAGTGCGGGCGAGTTCGTTGGACGCCTGCTGGATCAAGAGCCGGCACAGCAACGCCGAGGGCAACTGTGTCGAAGTGGCAGCTCTGGTCGGCGGGAGCATCGCGCTGCGCAACTCCCGCGACCCCGACGGCCCGGCGCTCGTCTACACGCCGGCCGAGGTCGCGGCGTTCCTCGCCGGTGCGAAGGACGGCGAGTTCGACCACCTGCTGTGA
- a CDS encoding DUF5133 domain-containing protein — protein MLVPDPKVVRKLLTRYASLRIAQAERERKATARELADVSYTLCVMMGTSDIYDAVAKADALLMEAARPGACATDPDEENRLRLAV, from the coding sequence GTGCTCGTTCCGGACCCCAAGGTCGTCAGAAAGCTGCTGACTCGGTACGCATCGCTGCGGATCGCTCAGGCGGAGAGGGAGAGGAAGGCGACGGCACGTGAACTGGCGGACGTCAGTTACACGCTGTGCGTGATGATGGGTACGAGCGACATTTACGACGCGGTCGCCAAGGCCGACGCCCTGCTGATGGAGGCCGCGCGCCCGGGTGCCTGCGCGACGGACCCTGACGAGGAGAACAGGCTGCGGCTGGCCGTGTGA
- a CDS encoding ATP-binding protein translates to MTSHQGDAVSSPANHVLRQPGEALPGAGGAAVTGGLPPRPRSVDPSEQPPLRSVDPSDTADRATLRIRCSGEGFAEARSFIRDTLHGWSLDRHSDDAALVITELAANAVVHAMPRLPASETEVWLGLLLDPAHVMLTVSDSGDNPPGYPATDGSDLREHGRGLCIVDALAEEWGWALTPPAGKTIWARLSTCPPR, encoded by the coding sequence TTGACGTCGCATCAGGGAGATGCCGTGTCATCACCTGCGAACCACGTACTCCGGCAGCCCGGCGAGGCGCTGCCCGGGGCAGGTGGAGCGGCCGTGACCGGCGGACTCCCGCCGCGGCCGCGATCGGTGGACCCGAGTGAGCAACCGCCCCTGAGATCCGTGGACCCGAGCGACACCGCGGACCGTGCCACACTGCGCATCAGGTGCAGCGGGGAAGGCTTCGCCGAGGCCCGGTCCTTCATCCGGGACACGTTGCACGGCTGGTCGCTCGACCGTCACAGCGACGACGCCGCCCTCGTGATCACCGAACTCGCGGCCAATGCCGTGGTTCACGCCATGCCCCGGCTCCCGGCGAGCGAGACGGAGGTGTGGCTCGGCCTGCTGCTCGATCCCGCCCACGTGATGCTCACCGTCTCCGACTCGGGCGACAACCCGCCCGGGTACCCGGCCACCGACGGCTCCGACCTGCGGGAGCACGGCCGTGGCCTGTGCATCGTCGACGCCTTGGCCGAGGAGTGGGGCTGGGCCCTCACGCCCCCGGCCGGCAAGACCATCTGGGCCAGGTTGTCGACCTGCCCTCCCCGCTGA
- a CDS encoding YkvA family protein, giving the protein MDSTTAVIVVVALLAALALAVAVLLLVRLVRARRSLRRAGLPTGPRWVFWGALLYFVLPTDVLPDPVYLDDIGVLLLALRSLRGSPAGAEHRSDHDYVP; this is encoded by the coding sequence GTGGATTCGACCACAGCAGTCATCGTCGTCGTCGCGCTTCTCGCGGCACTCGCACTGGCCGTCGCCGTCCTGCTGCTGGTCCGGCTGGTCCGGGCCCGGCGCAGCCTGCGGCGTGCGGGTCTGCCGACCGGGCCGCGCTGGGTCTTCTGGGGCGCCCTGCTGTACTTCGTGCTGCCCACCGACGTGTTGCCGGATCCGGTGTACCTGGACGACATCGGTGTCCTGCTCCTCGCGCTGCGCTCTCTGCGCGGCTCCCCGGCGGGCGCGGAGCACCGCTCCGACCATGACTACGTACCGTGA
- a CDS encoding PadR family transcriptional regulator, whose product MTQAAFFVLTALADQPRHGYGILREVEELSDGTVRLRVGTLYGVLDRLTADGLIVLDREEVQQGRLRRYYRLTDEGIQALTAEAERMAAGASAAKERIAEGRRAPGPAVLPPSTGPGLAGGLA is encoded by the coding sequence ATGACCCAGGCGGCGTTCTTCGTCCTGACCGCCCTGGCCGACCAGCCGCGCCACGGGTACGGGATCCTGCGCGAGGTCGAGGAACTGTCCGACGGCACCGTGCGGTTGCGCGTCGGCACGCTGTACGGCGTGCTCGACCGGCTCACCGCCGACGGGCTGATCGTGCTGGACCGCGAGGAGGTGCAGCAGGGCCGGCTCCGGCGCTACTACCGCCTCACCGACGAAGGAATCCAGGCCCTGACGGCGGAGGCGGAGCGCATGGCGGCCGGAGCCAGCGCCGCGAAGGAGCGGATCGCCGAGGGCCGCCGCGCCCCCGGCCCGGCCGTCCTCCCGCCCTCCACCGGCCCCGGACTCGCAGGAGGCCTCGCATGA
- a CDS encoding Gfo/Idh/MocA family oxidoreductase: MRIGLLGTGPWARMAHAPALSGHDELDFVGVWGRRPDAAKEVAGLHGTRAYDDVDALLADVAAVAVALPPAVQAELAVRAARAGCHLLLDKPLAATVEQGRAVVEAVQEAGVASVVFFTARFGTETEAWIAEQADTGGWFTGRAQWLGSVFTSDSPFADSPWRREKGALWDVGPHALSVLLPVLGDVRRVSAAASGPADTVHLVLDHAGGASSTLTLSLTAPPAAEGAELELRGEAGVTLLPDSPEGLLPAVTRAADALLASARTGLPHPCDAAFGLRVTEILAAAEDVLNGG; this comes from the coding sequence ATGCGCATCGGACTGCTCGGCACCGGCCCCTGGGCGCGGATGGCTCATGCCCCCGCGCTGAGCGGGCACGACGAACTGGACTTCGTCGGGGTATGGGGCCGCCGCCCGGACGCGGCCAAGGAGGTGGCCGGCCTCCACGGCACCCGCGCCTATGACGACGTCGACGCGCTGCTCGCCGACGTGGCCGCCGTGGCCGTCGCGCTGCCCCCGGCCGTCCAGGCCGAGCTCGCGGTGCGTGCCGCGCGGGCGGGATGCCACCTGCTGCTGGACAAGCCCCTCGCCGCGACCGTCGAGCAGGGGCGGGCCGTGGTCGAGGCCGTCCAGGAGGCCGGCGTCGCCTCGGTCGTCTTCTTCACCGCCCGCTTCGGGACCGAGACCGAGGCGTGGATCGCCGAACAGGCGGACACGGGCGGCTGGTTCACGGGCCGGGCGCAGTGGCTGGGTTCGGTGTTCACCAGTGACAGTCCGTTCGCGGACTCGCCGTGGCGGCGCGAGAAGGGCGCCCTGTGGGACGTCGGTCCGCACGCCCTGTCCGTCCTCCTGCCGGTACTCGGCGACGTCCGGCGTGTGTCGGCGGCAGCGTCCGGTCCCGCCGACACGGTGCATCTGGTCCTCGACCACGCCGGCGGCGCGTCGAGCACCCTGACCCTGAGCCTCACGGCCCCGCCCGCGGCCGAGGGAGCCGAGCTCGAGCTGCGGGGCGAAGCGGGGGTGACGCTGCTCCCGGACAGCCCGGAGGGCCTCCTGCCCGCGGTCACCCGCGCCGCGGACGCCCTGCTCGCCTCCGCCCGCACCGGCCTTCCCCACCCGTGCGACGCCGCGTTCGGCCTGCGGGTCACCGAGATACTCGCGGCGGCCGAGGACGTACTGAACGGCGGCTGA
- a CDS encoding helix-turn-helix domain-containing protein: MHTVAILVLDQVVPFDMAAPMTVFDWTRLPDGRRPYRVRLCAESPEVRADGDGFALRVERGLEALADADTIIVPGCSEEAGPPSADVVAALRRAAEAGTRIASVCVGAFVLAEAGLLDGLRATTHWVAADVLARRYPRVEVQPDVLYVDNGQILTSAGAAAALDMCLHMIRRDLGSAVAAHAARMSVMPLEREGGQAQFIVHEHPPLPRGSSLEPLLEWIEDNLAHDVTLGAMAARSGMSERTFSRRFREQTGTTPLQWLLRARVRRAQYLLENSDHPVERIAGQAGFGSPTAFRERFRRVVGTTPQNYRAAFQGRNEVVPAARP, encoded by the coding sequence ATGCATACGGTGGCGATCCTGGTCCTCGATCAAGTGGTGCCGTTCGACATGGCCGCGCCCATGACGGTGTTCGACTGGACACGGCTGCCCGACGGCCGCCGCCCCTACCGGGTGCGGCTGTGCGCCGAGTCGCCGGAGGTGCGCGCGGACGGGGACGGTTTCGCCCTGCGGGTGGAGCGGGGACTCGAGGCGCTGGCGGACGCCGACACGATCATCGTGCCGGGCTGCTCCGAGGAGGCCGGTCCGCCCTCCGCCGACGTCGTGGCGGCGCTGCGGCGGGCCGCCGAGGCCGGCACCAGGATCGCGTCCGTGTGCGTGGGGGCGTTCGTGCTGGCGGAGGCCGGACTGCTGGACGGCTTGCGGGCCACCACCCACTGGGTGGCCGCCGATGTGCTGGCGCGGCGCTATCCGCGTGTCGAGGTGCAGCCGGACGTGCTGTACGTCGACAACGGGCAGATCCTCACCTCGGCCGGAGCCGCCGCGGCCTTGGACATGTGCCTGCACATGATCCGGAGGGACCTGGGGTCGGCCGTCGCCGCGCACGCCGCCCGGATGTCCGTCATGCCGCTGGAACGGGAGGGCGGGCAGGCGCAGTTCATCGTGCACGAGCACCCGCCCCTGCCGCGCGGTTCAAGTCTCGAACCACTTCTGGAGTGGATCGAGGACAACCTCGCCCACGACGTCACCCTGGGGGCGATGGCGGCCCGCTCGGGGATGAGCGAGCGCACCTTCAGCCGTCGTTTCCGTGAGCAGACGGGCACCACGCCGTTGCAGTGGCTGCTGCGGGCGCGCGTACGGCGGGCCCAGTACCTGCTGGAGAACAGCGACCACCCGGTGGAACGGATCGCGGGACAGGCGGGGTTCGGTTCACCCACCGCGTTCCGCGAACGGTTCCGCCGGGTGGTCGGCACCACTCCGCAGAACTACCGTGCCGCCTTCCAGGGCAGGAACGAAGTCGTCCCGGCCGCACGCCCCTGA
- a CDS encoding zinc-dependent alcohol dehydrogenase family protein, with protein MVRTVRFHELGGPEVLRLEDVETGDPGPGELLIRVDAIGLNRAEALFRGGQYIEPVKDFPARLGAEAAGVVEALGARETGFEAGQAVSVVPAFSMNDYGVYAERAIVPAAAVLPRPQGLDAVAGAAVWMPYLTAYGALVEVGGMRAGDCVVLTAASSGVGLAAIQVARRVGAVPIATTRTAAKRDALLKAGAAEVIVTDDEDVVERVLGATAGRGAEFVFDAVAGPGVRDLAQVVAAGGTLFLYGALSGEATPYPGFELGMPALNMRTYTVHETTRDPRRLRRAEAFVASGLSSGAFAPVVDRVFGLDEIVEAHRYLEAGAQVGKIVVAVGH; from the coding sequence ATGGTCAGGACAGTGCGCTTCCACGAGCTCGGCGGGCCGGAGGTGCTGCGGCTGGAGGACGTGGAGACCGGCGATCCCGGTCCCGGCGAACTGCTGATCCGGGTGGACGCGATCGGCCTCAACCGTGCCGAGGCGCTGTTCCGCGGCGGCCAGTACATCGAGCCGGTCAAGGACTTCCCCGCCCGGCTCGGCGCCGAGGCGGCGGGCGTGGTCGAGGCCCTCGGTGCGCGGGAGACGGGATTCGAGGCCGGTCAGGCGGTCAGTGTCGTCCCGGCCTTCTCGATGAACGACTACGGCGTCTACGCCGAGCGCGCGATCGTCCCCGCCGCCGCGGTCCTGCCCCGGCCCCAGGGGCTCGACGCCGTGGCGGGTGCCGCGGTGTGGATGCCGTATCTGACGGCGTACGGAGCACTGGTCGAGGTCGGCGGGATGCGGGCCGGGGACTGCGTCGTGCTGACCGCCGCGTCCAGCGGCGTGGGACTCGCCGCGATACAGGTCGCCCGGCGTGTCGGAGCGGTGCCGATCGCCACCACGCGCACCGCTGCCAAGCGGGACGCGCTGCTGAAGGCCGGCGCGGCCGAGGTGATCGTCACCGACGACGAGGACGTGGTGGAGCGCGTGCTGGGCGCGACCGCCGGGCGGGGCGCGGAGTTCGTCTTCGACGCCGTCGCGGGCCCCGGAGTGCGGGATCTCGCCCAAGTGGTCGCTGCGGGCGGCACGCTGTTCCTGTACGGGGCGCTGAGCGGTGAGGCCACCCCCTATCCCGGCTTCGAACTCGGCATGCCCGCGCTGAACATGCGCACCTACACCGTCCACGAGACGACCAGGGATCCGCGGCGGCTGCGCCGGGCCGAGGCGTTCGTCGCCTCCGGTCTGAGCTCCGGTGCCTTCGCTCCCGTCGTGGACCGGGTGTTCGGCCTGGACGAGATCGTCGAGGCGCACCGCTATCTGGAGGCGGGTGCCCAGGTGGGGAAGATCGTGGTCGCTGTCGGCCACTGA
- the tgmB gene encoding ATP-grasp ribosomal peptide maturase, with amino-acid sequence MTVLILTCEEDVTADMVVVHLNATGVPVVRLDPADLTGGVALSGEYVHGTFRGHLSAAGRLVSIGGLRSVWVRRPGTPAARAAAPSAWLTEEASQALYGMLRGCDARWMNHPDAARRARHKPWQLRLAQRCGLPVPATLITTFPQAAREFAERYPDLVVKPVSGAHPQDPPRAVPTSRVAPDTDFAAVAYGPTLLQRRVAKRADIRLTAVGERLLAARKAGPDDADPDEVDVRFATDGSSWRPTDVPPRVATAVRAYLRAAELAYGAFDFAEDPDGTWWFLECNQSGQFGFIEVETGQPIARAIAEWLARPGPPPQAHANGANTAVR; translated from the coding sequence ATGACCGTGTTGATTCTTACCTGCGAAGAGGACGTGACCGCCGACATGGTGGTCGTGCACCTCAACGCGACGGGGGTTCCAGTGGTCCGGCTCGACCCCGCCGATCTGACCGGCGGTGTCGCGCTGTCCGGGGAGTACGTGCACGGGACGTTCCGGGGCCATCTGTCGGCCGCCGGCCGCCTGGTGAGCATCGGCGGACTGCGGTCCGTCTGGGTGCGCAGGCCGGGAACGCCGGCCGCGCGGGCGGCCGCGCCGTCCGCCTGGCTGACCGAGGAGGCCTCCCAGGCCCTCTACGGCATGCTCCGCGGCTGTGACGCGCGCTGGATGAATCACCCCGACGCGGCCCGCCGGGCCCGCCACAAGCCCTGGCAGCTGCGACTGGCCCAGCGCTGCGGCCTGCCCGTGCCGGCCACCCTCATCACGACGTTCCCGCAGGCGGCACGGGAGTTCGCGGAACGCTATCCGGACCTGGTGGTCAAACCGGTCTCCGGCGCCCATCCGCAGGATCCGCCCCGGGCGGTGCCGACCAGCCGGGTCGCCCCGGACACCGACTTCGCCGCCGTCGCCTACGGCCCCACCCTGCTCCAACGGCGCGTCGCCAAGCGGGCCGACATCCGCCTCACGGCTGTGGGCGAGCGGCTGCTGGCCGCCCGCAAGGCCGGCCCCGACGACGCGGATCCCGACGAAGTGGACGTCCGCTTCGCCACGGACGGCTCGTCCTGGCGTCCCACCGACGTTCCGCCGCGGGTCGCCACAGCCGTCCGGGCGTATCTGCGGGCCGCCGAACTGGCCTACGGCGCCTTCGACTTCGCCGAGGACCCGGACGGCACCTGGTGGTTCCTGGAGTGCAACCAGTCGGGGCAGTTCGGATTCATCGAGGTGGAGACGGGCCAGCCGATCGCCCGCGCCATCGCCGAGTGGCTGGCCCGGCCGGGCCCACCGCCGCAGGCCCACGCCAACGGCGCGAACACGGCGGTCCGCTGA
- a CDS encoding GNAT family N-acetyltransferase has product MTDLVIRALDERDAPLFDSLPDPLGAREGHRRTRHRADWKRVALRDGRVVARGAWWGGPDDTEPLNINWFDVAEGEEEAGAELLRTAPWQVELELNLPGGWREDPDLRAAAETRFTSARAAGYELLVERFMYRWTPVCGLPERPGRLAFRPEPDDAVFFDALRRIHSATLDAHSLLAIEEGGLDKAAQEELDFFHWCPSPREWWQVAHTPQGDPVGIHIPAHNPTGPCVGFIGVLPEQRGHGYAYDLLAECTHFLVEQGAQFIAAATDQGNFPMAANFTKAGYPVVSERLNFHATRIG; this is encoded by the coding sequence ATGACCGATCTGGTCATTCGCGCGCTCGACGAGCGCGACGCACCTCTCTTCGACTCCCTGCCGGATCCGCTCGGCGCCCGTGAAGGGCACCGGCGCACCCGCCACCGCGCAGACTGGAAGCGGGTGGCGCTGCGTGACGGCAGGGTCGTGGCGCGCGGCGCCTGGTGGGGCGGCCCCGACGACACCGAGCCCCTCAACATCAACTGGTTCGACGTGGCCGAAGGAGAGGAGGAAGCAGGGGCGGAACTCCTGCGCACCGCTCCCTGGCAGGTCGAACTCGAACTGAACCTGCCCGGAGGCTGGCGCGAGGACCCGGACCTGCGCGCCGCCGCCGAGACCCGCTTCACCTCCGCACGCGCGGCCGGATACGAACTCCTGGTGGAACGCTTCATGTACCGGTGGACGCCGGTGTGCGGCCTGCCCGAGCGGCCCGGCCGCCTGGCGTTCCGGCCCGAACCGGACGACGCGGTGTTCTTCGACGCGCTGCGCCGCATTCACTCCGCCACGCTGGACGCCCATTCCCTGCTGGCGATCGAGGAAGGCGGCCTCGACAAGGCCGCTCAGGAGGAGCTCGACTTCTTCCACTGGTGCCCCTCGCCACGGGAGTGGTGGCAGGTCGCCCACACTCCGCAGGGGGATCCGGTGGGCATCCACATCCCGGCGCACAATCCGACGGGGCCGTGCGTCGGCTTTATCGGGGTCCTGCCGGAACAGCGCGGACACGGCTACGCCTACGACCTCTTGGCGGAGTGCACCCACTTCCTCGTCGAGCAGGGCGCGCAGTTCATCGCCGCCGCGACGGACCAGGGCAACTTCCCCATGGCCGCGAACTTCACCAAGGCCGGCTACCCCGTTGTAAGTGAACGCCTCAACTTCCACGCGACCCGCATCGGCTGA
- a CDS encoding aldo/keto reductase → MHTRRIGDIEVNAIGLGAMPMSIEGRPDEARSLATVHAALDAGLTLIDTADAYHMGADEVGHNETLIAKALSSHDRGQDVLVATKGGHLRPGDGSWTLDGSPGHLKSACEESLRRLGVEAIGLYQFHRPDPRVPYAESVGAVRDLLDEGKIRMAGISNADPEQIRQANEILGGRLVSVQNQFSPAFRSSEPELRLCDELGIAFLPWSPLGGISRAGELGSAHAPFARIAAAHGVSPQRVCLAWMLAKSPVVVPIPGSSRPETIRDSAAAADLVLNPDELAELDAA, encoded by the coding sequence ATGCACACTCGCCGCATCGGTGACATCGAGGTCAACGCGATCGGGCTCGGTGCCATGCCCATGTCCATCGAAGGGCGACCGGACGAGGCGCGCTCCCTCGCCACGGTCCACGCCGCCCTCGATGCCGGCCTGACACTGATCGACACCGCGGACGCTTACCACATGGGCGCCGACGAGGTCGGCCACAACGAGACCCTCATCGCCAAGGCACTTTCCTCCCACGACCGGGGCCAGGACGTCCTGGTCGCCACCAAGGGCGGCCATCTGCGCCCCGGAGACGGCAGCTGGACGCTGGACGGGAGCCCCGGGCACCTCAAGTCGGCCTGCGAGGAGTCTCTGCGGCGGCTCGGCGTGGAGGCCATCGGGCTCTACCAGTTCCACCGCCCCGACCCGAGGGTGCCGTACGCGGAGTCCGTCGGCGCGGTCCGGGACCTCCTCGACGAGGGGAAGATCCGGATGGCGGGGATCTCCAACGCCGATCCGGAGCAGATCAGGCAGGCGAACGAGATCCTCGGTGGTCGGCTGGTCTCCGTGCAGAACCAGTTCTCCCCGGCCTTCCGCTCCAGCGAGCCCGAACTGCGCCTGTGCGACGAACTCGGCATCGCCTTCCTGCCCTGGAGCCCGCTCGGCGGTATCTCCCGCGCCGGCGAACTGGGCTCGGCCCACGCCCCGTTCGCCCGGATCGCCGCGGCCCACGGGGTCAGCCCGCAGCGGGTGTGCCTGGCCTGGATGCTCGCCAAGTCACCGGTGGTCGTACCGATCCCGGGCTCGAGCCGCCCCGAGACGATCCGCGACTCGGCCGCCGCCGCGGACCTCGTCCTCAACCCGGACGAACTCGCCGAGTTGGACGCTGCCTGA
- a CDS encoding helix-turn-helix transcriptional regulator yields the protein MSAESHRISRLQPYLDRPEPAPTLLKLLVGVQLAGFREDAGFAQDQAARALGFSAAKLSRIESGKGRRPPSESDVRALLELYGTDDYEASVLLQLLRRAGEPGWWQRYDKRLMPEWFDRLVGLQEAAAAIRTFEIQYVPGLLQTPDYTRAVVERGLPAAAASEVRRRVELRTRRAELLLRADAPQLWAVMDESVLLRVLGSREVMRDQLKHLVTMAERPNVTVQIVPLDATHASAPSFPITYLRFGGLDLPDVVYLEHIKSANFLEDRDETEEYRLALDRLADEALEPRASLDLLRTTMKQRYGA from the coding sequence ATGTCCGCCGAGTCGCATCGCATCTCCCGTCTGCAGCCGTATCTGGACCGCCCGGAGCCGGCTCCGACCCTGCTGAAGCTGCTGGTCGGTGTGCAGCTGGCGGGTTTCCGCGAGGACGCCGGGTTCGCCCAGGACCAGGCGGCCCGCGCCCTCGGGTTCAGTGCGGCGAAGCTGTCCCGCATCGAGTCGGGCAAGGGCCGCCGTCCGCCGTCGGAGAGCGACGTCCGCGCGCTGCTGGAGCTGTACGGCACCGATGACTACGAGGCGTCGGTGCTGCTCCAACTGCTGCGGCGTGCCGGTGAGCCGGGCTGGTGGCAGCGCTACGACAAGCGGTTGATGCCCGAGTGGTTCGACCGGCTGGTCGGCCTCCAGGAGGCGGCCGCCGCGATCCGTACATTCGAGATCCAGTACGTGCCCGGCCTGTTGCAGACCCCCGACTACACCCGGGCGGTGGTGGAACGCGGTCTGCCCGCCGCGGCCGCGAGCGAGGTCCGCCGCCGGGTCGAACTGCGCACACGGCGCGCTGAGTTGTTGCTGCGCGCGGACGCGCCGCAGCTGTGGGCGGTCATGGACGAGTCGGTGCTGCTGCGGGTCCTGGGCAGCCGCGAGGTGATGCGTGACCAGCTGAAGCACCTGGTCACGATGGCCGAACGCCCGAACGTGACCGTACAGATCGTGCCGCTGGACGCCACGCATGCCTCGGCGCCGTCCTTCCCGATCACCTATCTCCGTTTCGGCGGCTTGGACCTGCCCGACGTGGTCTACCTCGAGCACATCAAGAGCGCCAACTTCCTCGAGGACCGTGACGAGACGGAGGAGTACCGCCTCGCCCTGGACCGGCTGGCCGACGAGGCGCTCGAACCCCGGGCTTCCCTGGACCTGCTGCGCACGACGATGAAGCAGCGTTACGGCGCCTGA
- the tgmA gene encoding putative ATP-grasp-modified RiPP encodes MQPFALNYARPAAELEATTPYFYDSGLQLNVLFDGRIAACDHGLMRELGTTTSTAGSKTHFDD; translated from the coding sequence ATGCAACCGTTCGCGCTCAACTACGCACGTCCGGCAGCGGAGTTGGAGGCCACCACTCCGTATTTCTACGACTCCGGACTGCAGTTGAACGTGTTGTTCGACGGGCGGATAGCCGCCTGCGACCACGGCCTGATGAGGGAGTTGGGGACCACGACCTCCACCGCGGGCTCCAAGACACACTTCGACGACTGA